A region of the Gallaecimonas mangrovi genome:
TGCTGGCCGCCTCAGTTGCCACGTATCGCGTTTATTTAGAACTTGGCGGCAAAGCACCAGCCGTGATGGCGGGGCATAGCCTTGGTGAATACTCGGCGCTGGTTTGTGCCGGTAGCCTCGATTTTAAAGACGCGATTGCCTTAGTTGAGGCCCGTGGCCAATTTATGCAAAGCGCGGTACCGGTGGGAACCGGCGCCATGGCGGCCATCATCGGTTTGGATGACGCCGCTGTGGTGGAAGGCTGCAAAGAAGCAGCACAAGGTGATGTACTTGAAGCGGTGAATTTTAATAGCCCAGGTCAGGTGGTTATTGCCGGTTCTAAAGCCGCTATTGACCGCGGTTGCGAGCTTTTAAAAGCCAAAGGTGCGAAGCGAGCCTTGCCACTGAGTGTGTCTGTGCCTAGCCACTGCGCACTGATGAAGCCAGCTGCTGAGAAGTTGTCTGCGCGTTTAAATGCATTAGAAGTTAAGGCGCCCGCCATTGTGGTCGTCAATAACGTGGATGTAGCCAAAGAAAATAGTCCGGCTGCCATTAAAGAGGCATTGGTTCGTCAGCTCTACAGCCCAGTGCGCTGGACCGAAACCGTGCAAGCCATGGCGAAAGACGGTATTACCGAATTGTATGAATGCGGCCCAGGTAAAGTCCTTAGTGGCCTTGCCAAACGGATTGATAAAGGCTTGACCGCCAGTGCCCTGCACTCGAGCGAAGAGCTACAAGCTGCAATTAAGTGAGGAAATAATGTCTGACTTTATGTCATTGGCCGGCAAAGTGGCGCTGGTAACCGGTGCCAGTCGTGGTATTGGCCGGGCCATTGCCGAGCGTCTGACTGCCCAAGGCGCCACCGTATTCGGCACCGCCACCTCTGAAAAAGGGGCGCAGGCCATCAGTGATTATTTGGGTGAAGGCCGTGGTCTTAACCTCAATGTCACCGATAACGACAGCATTGAAGCAACCTTGTCTACCATCAAAGAACGGGCAGGGGATGTTGATATTCTGGTAAACAATGCC
Encoded here:
- the fabD gene encoding ACP S-malonyltransferase — its product is MQQTAFIFPGQGSQSVGMLAQLAEAHPVVLDTFKEASDVLGYDLWALVQNGPEADLNATERTQPALLAASVATYRVYLELGGKAPAVMAGHSLGEYSALVCAGSLDFKDAIALVEARGQFMQSAVPVGTGAMAAIIGLDDAAVVEGCKEAAQGDVLEAVNFNSPGQVVIAGSKAAIDRGCELLKAKGAKRALPLSVSVPSHCALMKPAAEKLSARLNALEVKAPAIVVVNNVDVAKENSPAAIKEALVRQLYSPVRWTETVQAMAKDGITELYECGPGKVLSGLAKRIDKGLTASALHSSEELQAAIK